Proteins encoded together in one Sylvia atricapilla isolate bSylAtr1 chromosome 2, bSylAtr1.pri, whole genome shotgun sequence window:
- the TPI1 gene encoding triosephosphate isomerase, whose translation MAPRKFFVGGNWKMNGDKKSLGELIHTLNGAKLSADTEVVCGAPAIYLDFARQKLDAKIAVAAQNCYKVPKGAFTGEISPAMIKDIGAAWVILGHSERRHVFGESDELIGQKVAHALAEGLGVIACIGEKLDEREAGITEKVVFEQTKAIADNVKDWSKVVLAYEPVWAIGTGKTATPQQAQEVHEKLRGWLKSHVSDAVAQSTRIIYGGSVTGSNCKELASQHDVDGFLVGGASLKPEFVDIINAKH comes from the exons ATGGCGCCCAGGAAGTTCTTCGTGGGGGGCAACTGGAAGATGAACGGCGACAAGAAGAGCCTGGGAGAGCTCATCCACACGCTGAATGGCGCCAAGCTCTCCGCCGACACCG AGGTGGTTTGTGGAGCCCCAGCCATCTACCTTGATTTTGCCCGTCAGAAGCTCGATGCAAAGATTGCAGTGGCAGCACAGAACTGTTACAAGGTCCCAAAGGGTGCTTTCACAGGAGAAATCAG cccagcaatGATCAAGGATATTGGAGCTGCATGGGTGATCCTAGGTCACTCAGAGCGAAGACATGTTTTTGGAGAGTCTGATGAG TTGATTGGGCAGAAGGTGGCTCATGCTCTGGCTGAGGGCCTTGGAGTCATTGCCTGCATTGGAGAGAAGCTGGATGAGAGAGAAGCTGGCATAACAGAGAAGGTGGTTTTTGAACAGACCAAGGCTATTGCTg ATAATGTGAAAGACTGGAGCAAAGTGGTTCTTGCCTATGAGCCAGTTTGGGCTATTGGAACTGGTAAAACTGCAACTCCCCAACAG GCTCAGGAAGTTCATGAGAAGCTGCGGGGGTGGCTGAAAAGCCACGTGTCTGATGCTGTTGCTCAGTCCACTAGGATTATCTATGGAG GTTCTGTCACCGGCAGCAACTGTAAGGAGCTGGCCTCTCAGCATGATGTGGATGGCTTCCTTGTTGGTGGAGCATCTCTCAAGCCAGAGTTTGTGGATATTATCAATGCCAAACACTGA
- the CDCA3 gene encoding cell division cycle-associated protein 3, producing the protein MGVSGSAPATPAAPRNKHLAHVSDPRSPTAGILRTPIEVVGSPAGSPQPSPAEPPAGTGQERDPRSPTPGISRTPMRAVSSDSVDRLVKQLSEAFGAEAPEPAPPGAVGPAEEPARRSSPPAGEEEERPPSPSTARPGRPAFSSVSKPIRHKPNNKFMAAPGGTGRSPLSVLRDDNSPSAPAPRQGKRHVLGENPGEKREMDLSRSLKSGNCAWSDLNKENQQCPFVEN; encoded by the exons atgggGGTCTCCGGCAGCGCCCCCGCCACCCCGGCCGCGCCCCGCAACAAGCACCTGGCGCACGTCAGCGACCCCCGCTCCCCCACCGCCGGCATCCTGCGCACCCCCATCGAG GTAGTGGGCTCCCCGGCGGGCAGCCCGCAGCCCAGCCCCGCCGAGCCGCCGGCAGGCACCGGCCAGGAGCGGGACCCACGGTCGCCCACGCCCGGCATCTCCCGCACGCCCATGAGAGCCGTGTCGAGTG ACAGCGTGGACCGCCTGGTGAAGCAGCTCAGCGAGGCCTTTGGGGCCGAGGCCCCGGAGCCGGCGCCTCCGGGAGCGGTGGGCCCCGCCGAGGAGCCGGCCCGGCGGAGCTCCCCGCCCGCGGGCGAAGAGGAGGAGAGGCCGCCCTCTCCcagcacggcccggcccggccgccctGCCTTCTCCTCGG TGAGCAAGCCCATAAGACACAAGCCCAACAACAAATTCATGGCAGCACCTGGAGGAACTGGCCGCTCTCCCCTCAGCGTTCTACGAGATGATAAttctcccagtgctcctgcCCCTCGCCAG gGCAAGAGGCATGTGTTGGGAGAGAACCctggggagaagagggaaatggATCTGAGCAGGAGCCTTAAATCTGGGAACTGTGCTTGGAGTGACTTGAACAAAGAGAACCAACAGTGTCCTTTTGTGGAGAACTAG
- the USP5 gene encoding ubiquitin carboxyl-terminal hydrolase 5 isoform X1 produces MAELSEALLSVLPSIRVPKAGDRVHKDECAFSFDTPESDGGLYICMNTFLGFGKQYVEKHYQKTGQRVYLHLKRTRKPKEEDTNSSAGDPPRKKPTRLAIGVEGGFDITEEKFEYDEDVKIVILPDHLDIPRDGLEGLPDMVKDRIASAIEAILTADSASRKQEVQAWDGEVRRVSKHAFSLQQLQNDVRIPPCGWKCSKCDMKENLWLNMTDGAILCGRRYFDGSGGNNHAVEHYRETGYPLAVKLGTITPDGADVYSYDEDDMVLDPNLAEHLAHFGIDMLKMQKTDKTMTELEIDMNQRIGEWELIQESGVQLKPLYGPGYTGIRNLGNSCYLNSVMQVLFSIPDFQRKYVDKLEKIFQSAPSDPTQDFSTQVAKLGHGLLSGEYSRPASADGEQQPDQKGMQNGIAPRMFKSLIGKGHPEFSTNRQQDAQEFFLHFINMVERNCRSSENPNEVFRFLVEEKLKCLATEKVKYTQRVDYIMQLPVPMDAALNKDELLEYEEKKRQAEEEKQPLPELVRAKVPFSSCLEAYGAPEQVDDFWSTALQAKSVALKTTRFASFPDYLVIQIKKFTFGLDWVPKKLDVSIEMPEELDISALQGTGLQEGEEEMPDIAPPLVTPDEPKGSLGFYGNEDDDSFCSPHFSSPTSPMLDESVIIQLVEMGFPMDACRKAVYYTGNSGVEAAMNWVMSHMDDPDFANPLVLPGSSGPGSTIACPDPPSEDSVATIVSMGFSRDQAMKALRATNNSLERAVDWIFSHIDDLDAEAAMDISEGRSAAESISESVPVGPKVRDGPGKYQLFAFISHMGTSTMCGHYVCHIKKDGRWVIYNDQKVCASEKPPKDLGYIYFYQRIPS; encoded by the exons ATGGCGGAGCTGAGCGAGGCGCTGCTGTCGGTGTTGCCGTCCATCCGGGTGCCCAAGGCCGGCGACCGCGTCCACAAGGACGAGTGCGCCTTCTCCTTCGACACGCCG gAGTCAGATGGTGGCTTGTATATCTGCATGAACACGttcctgggctttgggaagCAGTATGTGGAAAAGCACTATCAGAAAACAGGCCAGCGGGTCTACCTGCACCTCAAAAGAACACGTAAACcg AAGGAAGAAGACACCAACTCCAGTGCTGGGGATCCCCCAAGGAAGAAACCAACTCGCTTGGCTATTG GTGTAGAAGGTGGATTTGACATCACAGAAGAAAAGTTTGAATATGATGAAGAtgtaaaaatagtaattttgcCAGACCATTTGGATATTCCACGTGATGGGTTGGAGGGACTACCAGACATGGTCAAAGACAGG ATTGCCAGTGCGATTGAGGCCATCCTGACAGCAGATTCAGCCTCACGGAAGCAGGAGGTGCAGGCTTGGGATGGGGAGGTTCGACGTGTTTCCAAACACgctttttccctgcagcagcttcagaaCGATGTCCGCATCCCACCGTG TGGCTGGAAGTGCAGCAAGTGTGACATGAAGGAGAACCTGTGGCTGAACATGACCGACGGAGCCATCCTCTGTGGTCGGCGCTACTTCGATGGCAGCGGTGGCAACAACCACGCAGTCGAGCACTACCGAGAAACCGGCTACCCGCTGGCTGTGAAACTGGGAACAATTACTCCTGATGGGGCTG ATGTCTACTCCTACGATGAGGATGACATGGTGTTGGACCCCAACCTGGCAGAACACCTGGCACACTTTGGGATTGACATGCTCAAGATGCAGAAG acAGACAAGACAATGACAGAACTGGAAATAGACATGAACCAGCGCATTGGGGAGTGGGAGCTCATCCAGGAGTCTGGTGTTCAACTCAAGCCCCTCTACGGGCCTGGGTACACTGGTATCCGTAACCTGGGCAACAGTTGCTACCTCAATTCTGTGATGCAGGTGCTGTTCAGTATCCCAGACTTCCAGAGAAA gtATGTGGACAAGCTGGAGAAGATATTCCAAAGTGCACCTTCGGACCCCACACAGGATTTCAGCACACAAGT AGCCAAACTGGGCCATGGTCTGCTTTCTGGGGAGTATTCAAGGCCAGCTTCTGCAgatggggagcagcagccagatcAGAAG GGTATGCAAAACGGCATTGCTCCACGCATGTTTAAGTCCCTCATCGGAAAGGGGCACCCAGAATTTTCCACTAACCGACAGCAGGATGCGCAGGAATTCTTTCTGCACTTCATCAACATGGTGGAG AGGAACTGCCGCAGCTCGGAGAACCCTAACGAGGTCTTCCGTTTTCTGGTGGAGGAGAAGCTGAAGTGCCTGGCCACAGAAAAGGTGAAATATACCCAGCGTGTGGACTATATTatgcagctgcctgtgcccatgGATGCTGCACTCAACAAAG ATGAACTGCTGGAATATGAGGAGAAGaagaggcaggcagaggaggagaagcagccgTTGCCTGAGCTGGTGCGAGCCAAGGTGCCTTTCAGCTCCTGCCTAGAGGCCTATGGAGctccagagcaggtggatgaTTTCTGGAGCACAGCCTTGCAGGCCAAGTCTGTGGCTCTTAA AACGACACGGTTCGCTTCTTTCCCAGATTATCTGGTCATCCAGATCAAGAAGTTCACTTTCGGTCTGGACTGGGTGCCCAAAAAGCTCG ATGTTTCCATTGAAATGCCAGAGGAGCTGGATATCTCTGCACTGCAGGGaacagggctgcaggaaggagaagaagaaatgcCGGACATCGCACCCCCGCTGGTGACACCAGATGAGCCCAAAGGTAGCCTGGGGTTCTATGGCAACGAGGACGACGACTCCTTCTGCTCCCCTCACTTCTCCTCTCCGACAT CGCCCATGCTGGATGAGTCGGTGATTATCCAGCTGGTGGAGATGGGCTTTCCCATGGATGCCTGCCGCAAAGCCGTGTATTACACAGGGAATAGTGGCGTTGAGGCAGCCATGAACTGGGTCATGTCACATATGGACGATCCAG ACTTCGCTAACCCATTAGTTCTCCCTGGATCCAGTGGGCCAGGGTCAACTATTGCCTGCCCAGACCCTCCTTCAGAAGACAGTGTGGCCACCATTGTCTCCATGGGCTTCTCCCGGGACCAGGCAATGAAAGCGCTTAGAGCCACG aACAACAGTCTGGAGCGTGCTGTGGATTGGATCTTCAGTCACATTGATGACCTCGATGCAGAAGCTGCTATGGATATCTCAGAGGGGCGCTCGGCAGCCGAGTCCATCTCTGAATCTGTCCCTGTGGGTCCCAAAGTGCGCGATGGACCTGGAA AATATCAGCTGTTTGCCTTCATCAGCCACATGGGCACTTCAACTATGTGTGGACATTATGTTTGTCACATCAAGAAAGATGGCAG GTGGGTGATCTACAACGACCAGAAAGTCTGTGCTTCTGAGAAGCCCCCCAAGGACCTGGGCTACATCTACTTCTATCAGCGGATTCCCAGCTAG
- the USP5 gene encoding ubiquitin carboxyl-terminal hydrolase 5 isoform X2 — MAELSEALLSVLPSIRVPKAGDRVHKDECAFSFDTPESDGGLYICMNTFLGFGKQYVEKHYQKTGQRVYLHLKRTRKPKEEDTNSSAGDPPRKKPTRLAIGVEGGFDITEEKFEYDEDVKIVILPDHLDIPRDGLEGLPDMVKDRIASAIEAILTADSASRKQEVQAWDGEVRRVSKHAFSLQQLQNDVRIPPCGWKCSKCDMKENLWLNMTDGAILCGRRYFDGSGGNNHAVEHYRETGYPLAVKLGTITPDGADVYSYDEDDMVLDPNLAEHLAHFGIDMLKMQKTDKTMTELEIDMNQRIGEWELIQESGVQLKPLYGPGYTGIRNLGNSCYLNSVMQVLFSIPDFQRKYVDKLEKIFQSAPSDPTQDFSTQVAKLGHGLLSGEYSRPASADGEQQPDQKGMQNGIAPRMFKSLIGKGHPEFSTNRQQDAQEFFLHFINMVERNCRSSENPNEVFRFLVEEKLKCLATEKVKYTQRVDYIMQLPVPMDAALNKDELLEYEEKKRQAEEEKQPLPELVRAKVPFSSCLEAYGAPEQVDDFWSTALQAKSVALKTTRFASFPDYLVIQIKKFTFGLDWVPKKLDVSIEMPEELDISALQGTGLQEGEEEMPDIAPPLVTPDEPKAPMLDESVIIQLVEMGFPMDACRKAVYYTGNSGVEAAMNWVMSHMDDPDFANPLVLPGSSGPGSTIACPDPPSEDSVATIVSMGFSRDQAMKALRATNNSLERAVDWIFSHIDDLDAEAAMDISEGRSAAESISESVPVGPKVRDGPGKYQLFAFISHMGTSTMCGHYVCHIKKDGRWVIYNDQKVCASEKPPKDLGYIYFYQRIPS, encoded by the exons ATGGCGGAGCTGAGCGAGGCGCTGCTGTCGGTGTTGCCGTCCATCCGGGTGCCCAAGGCCGGCGACCGCGTCCACAAGGACGAGTGCGCCTTCTCCTTCGACACGCCG gAGTCAGATGGTGGCTTGTATATCTGCATGAACACGttcctgggctttgggaagCAGTATGTGGAAAAGCACTATCAGAAAACAGGCCAGCGGGTCTACCTGCACCTCAAAAGAACACGTAAACcg AAGGAAGAAGACACCAACTCCAGTGCTGGGGATCCCCCAAGGAAGAAACCAACTCGCTTGGCTATTG GTGTAGAAGGTGGATTTGACATCACAGAAGAAAAGTTTGAATATGATGAAGAtgtaaaaatagtaattttgcCAGACCATTTGGATATTCCACGTGATGGGTTGGAGGGACTACCAGACATGGTCAAAGACAGG ATTGCCAGTGCGATTGAGGCCATCCTGACAGCAGATTCAGCCTCACGGAAGCAGGAGGTGCAGGCTTGGGATGGGGAGGTTCGACGTGTTTCCAAACACgctttttccctgcagcagcttcagaaCGATGTCCGCATCCCACCGTG TGGCTGGAAGTGCAGCAAGTGTGACATGAAGGAGAACCTGTGGCTGAACATGACCGACGGAGCCATCCTCTGTGGTCGGCGCTACTTCGATGGCAGCGGTGGCAACAACCACGCAGTCGAGCACTACCGAGAAACCGGCTACCCGCTGGCTGTGAAACTGGGAACAATTACTCCTGATGGGGCTG ATGTCTACTCCTACGATGAGGATGACATGGTGTTGGACCCCAACCTGGCAGAACACCTGGCACACTTTGGGATTGACATGCTCAAGATGCAGAAG acAGACAAGACAATGACAGAACTGGAAATAGACATGAACCAGCGCATTGGGGAGTGGGAGCTCATCCAGGAGTCTGGTGTTCAACTCAAGCCCCTCTACGGGCCTGGGTACACTGGTATCCGTAACCTGGGCAACAGTTGCTACCTCAATTCTGTGATGCAGGTGCTGTTCAGTATCCCAGACTTCCAGAGAAA gtATGTGGACAAGCTGGAGAAGATATTCCAAAGTGCACCTTCGGACCCCACACAGGATTTCAGCACACAAGT AGCCAAACTGGGCCATGGTCTGCTTTCTGGGGAGTATTCAAGGCCAGCTTCTGCAgatggggagcagcagccagatcAGAAG GGTATGCAAAACGGCATTGCTCCACGCATGTTTAAGTCCCTCATCGGAAAGGGGCACCCAGAATTTTCCACTAACCGACAGCAGGATGCGCAGGAATTCTTTCTGCACTTCATCAACATGGTGGAG AGGAACTGCCGCAGCTCGGAGAACCCTAACGAGGTCTTCCGTTTTCTGGTGGAGGAGAAGCTGAAGTGCCTGGCCACAGAAAAGGTGAAATATACCCAGCGTGTGGACTATATTatgcagctgcctgtgcccatgGATGCTGCACTCAACAAAG ATGAACTGCTGGAATATGAGGAGAAGaagaggcaggcagaggaggagaagcagccgTTGCCTGAGCTGGTGCGAGCCAAGGTGCCTTTCAGCTCCTGCCTAGAGGCCTATGGAGctccagagcaggtggatgaTTTCTGGAGCACAGCCTTGCAGGCCAAGTCTGTGGCTCTTAA AACGACACGGTTCGCTTCTTTCCCAGATTATCTGGTCATCCAGATCAAGAAGTTCACTTTCGGTCTGGACTGGGTGCCCAAAAAGCTCG ATGTTTCCATTGAAATGCCAGAGGAGCTGGATATCTCTGCACTGCAGGGaacagggctgcaggaaggagaagaagaaatgcCGGACATCGCACCCCCGCTGGTGACACCAGATGAGCCCAAAG CGCCCATGCTGGATGAGTCGGTGATTATCCAGCTGGTGGAGATGGGCTTTCCCATGGATGCCTGCCGCAAAGCCGTGTATTACACAGGGAATAGTGGCGTTGAGGCAGCCATGAACTGGGTCATGTCACATATGGACGATCCAG ACTTCGCTAACCCATTAGTTCTCCCTGGATCCAGTGGGCCAGGGTCAACTATTGCCTGCCCAGACCCTCCTTCAGAAGACAGTGTGGCCACCATTGTCTCCATGGGCTTCTCCCGGGACCAGGCAATGAAAGCGCTTAGAGCCACG aACAACAGTCTGGAGCGTGCTGTGGATTGGATCTTCAGTCACATTGATGACCTCGATGCAGAAGCTGCTATGGATATCTCAGAGGGGCGCTCGGCAGCCGAGTCCATCTCTGAATCTGTCCCTGTGGGTCCCAAAGTGCGCGATGGACCTGGAA AATATCAGCTGTTTGCCTTCATCAGCCACATGGGCACTTCAACTATGTGTGGACATTATGTTTGTCACATCAAGAAAGATGGCAG GTGGGTGATCTACAACGACCAGAAAGTCTGTGCTTCTGAGAAGCCCCCCAAGGACCTGGGCTACATCTACTTCTATCAGCGGATTCCCAGCTAG